In the genome of bacterium, one region contains:
- a CDS encoding ABC transporter ATP-binding protein yields MSDHILTLENVAKNFRSNWTFRARKAVQNVSLEIRRGESFGYLGHNGAGKTTTIKCILGLIHLTSGRIFFEGKQISKDVKARSKIGYLPEQPYFYDHLSVQETLEFFAALHEIPNKLQKDRIREVLKLVGLDDRSHSKVRTLSKGLQQRLGFAQAIVNQPSLLILDEPFSGLDPLGRRAMRELITDLNLAGTTIFMSSHILSDVAEICSRVSIMVKGEMKRILDLKDTAELKAKAYELVVSATKERAEVLSEFHRIATKVRQISSTTGVRLLFEFNNQEHAYLVLDKARNAQLMIEQFEQKRPSLEEIFIETTQA; encoded by the coding sequence ATGAGTGATCACATTTTAACTTTAGAAAATGTAGCTAAAAACTTCCGCTCGAATTGGACCTTTCGTGCCCGCAAAGCAGTGCAAAATGTTTCTCTGGAAATCCGAAGGGGTGAAAGTTTTGGCTATCTAGGACACAATGGAGCGGGTAAAACAACAACAATTAAATGTATTCTAGGCCTGATTCATCTGACTAGTGGGAGAATATTTTTCGAAGGCAAACAAATCAGCAAGGATGTTAAAGCACGATCTAAAATTGGATATTTACCTGAACAACCTTATTTCTATGATCATCTTTCAGTACAAGAAACACTGGAATTTTTTGCTGCACTGCATGAAATACCTAACAAACTTCAAAAAGACCGCATCCGTGAAGTCCTAAAATTAGTCGGCCTGGACGACCGCTCACACAGTAAGGTTAGAACCTTGTCCAAAGGGTTGCAGCAGCGCTTAGGCTTTGCTCAAGCCATCGTTAATCAGCCAAGTTTACTGATCCTGGATGAGCCTTTTTCTGGGCTCGACCCACTTGGTCGACGCGCTATGCGCGAACTAATTACAGATCTAAATCTAGCCGGGACAACGATATTCATGTCTTCTCACATACTCTCCGATGTTGCTGAGATCTGTAGCCGCGTTTCAATCATGGTTAAAGGCGAGATGAAGCGGATTTTAGACTTAAAAGATACTGCAGAGCTTAAGGCTAAAGCTTATGAACTTGTGGTCTCTGCAACAAAAGAGCGCGCTGAGGTCCTCTCTGAATTCCATCGCATTGCCACAAAAGTCCGTCAGATCTCGTCTACAACCGGAGTGCGATTACTTTTCGAATTTAATAATCAAGAACATGCCTATCTGGTACTGGATAAAGCACGCAATGCTCAGTTAATGATTGAACAATTTGAACAAAAGCGTCCATCACTTGAAGAAATATTTATCGAAACTACTCAGGCTTAA
- a CDS encoding ABC transporter permease subunit, with protein MKIITIAQNTFREAIRSKVLFTVFFFVALLIAIAAVFGSVSIGDHAKVVKDFGLFSISFFGAVVAIISGVSLLNKELKQKTIYNILSKPVTRLEFIVGKFLGLAFTTSIIIMLMGACVMTLTFFIEGKWDLLFLQGIFMTILEIIVICAVTMFFSSLVVTTILSGLFTFAAYLGGRGIEYINYFFTSGEFTRPELIPMAKLFRTILPHLNNFNFADRLVYGHPISAPEATWAVVYCLSYSMIVLILAAFIFDTREFN; from the coding sequence ATGAAAATTATAACTATTGCCCAAAATACATTTCGTGAAGCAATTCGCAGTAAAGTGCTGTTCACTGTTTTTTTCTTTGTTGCCTTACTGATCGCAATTGCCGCTGTTTTCGGCTCGGTTTCAATTGGAGACCACGCTAAAGTAGTTAAGGATTTTGGACTGTTTTCAATTTCTTTTTTTGGAGCAGTTGTTGCCATTATCTCTGGCGTAAGTTTACTCAACAAGGAGCTTAAACAAAAAACTATTTACAACATCCTCTCCAAACCAGTCACGCGACTTGAATTTATTGTTGGAAAATTTCTTGGCCTGGCATTTACAACCAGTATCATCATTATGCTCATGGGAGCATGTGTCATGACACTTACATTTTTCATTGAGGGTAAGTGGGACTTACTGTTTCTGCAAGGCATCTTTATGACAATTCTGGAGATTATTGTCATTTGCGCAGTAACAATGTTTTTCTCATCGCTGGTTGTTACTACTATCTTGAGTGGCTTATTTACTTTCGCTGCATATCTCGGTGGCCGCGGGATTGAATATATTAATTATTTTTTTACAAGTGGAGAATTCACACGACCAGAATTAATTCCAATGGCAAAACTTTTTCGAACAATCTTGCCGCATTTGAATAATTTCAACTTCGCCGATCGTCTCGTCTATGGACACCCGATCTCTGCCCCAGAGGCAACCTGGGCAGTAGTCTATTGCTTAAGTTACAGTATGATTGTGCTCATTCTTGCAGCCTTTATCTTCGATACGCGTGAATTTAATTAG
- a CDS encoding GatB/YqeY domain-containing protein — translation MMIKEQITDHLKDAMRERNQLKINTLRGIIAEIKKIEIDTRKESDDTVTMQVLQKEIKKRKEAVEYAKQGNRQDLLDQYQAEIALVVAYLPEQYSEEKLLAIMQALIGAGANNIGAIMGGLNREHKGKFDAKQASEMAKSLLSK, via the coding sequence ATGATGATTAAAGAACAGATTACAGATCATTTAAAAGATGCAATGCGTGAGCGCAATCAGCTGAAGATTAATACCTTACGCGGCATTATCGCGGAAATTAAGAAAATCGAGATTGATACGCGCAAAGAGTCTGACGATACAGTTACAATGCAAGTTCTGCAGAAGGAAATTAAAAAGCGCAAAGAGGCTGTAGAGTATGCAAAACAAGGCAATCGTCAGGATTTACTTGATCAATATCAAGCAGAAATAGCCTTAGTTGTAGCTTATTTGCCTGAGCAATATTCCGAGGAAAAATTGTTGGCGATTATGCAGGCTTTAATTGGCGCTGGAGCAAATAACATTGGTGCAATTATGGGTGGCTTGAACCGCGAGCATAAAGGTAAATTTGACGCAAAACAGGCTAGCGAGATGGCAAAATCCTTACTGAGTAAGTAG
- a CDS encoding cytochrome c-type biogenesis protein CcmH, whose protein sequence is MRSIIYLLILILLAPLPIFAQVADKMLPAETDRLSSEINKSVMSPYCPGITLSDCASPDAKRLRDEIRLWLGQGLGQEQVMQRLQSRYGHSVRGQPEISGFGFLAWFMPAGVIFIGSLLVLKSLNARKSR, encoded by the coding sequence ATGAGAAGTATAATTTATTTATTGATCCTCATCTTACTCGCACCACTCCCAATCTTTGCCCAAGTAGCGGACAAAATGTTGCCAGCCGAGACGGACCGCTTAAGTTCGGAAATTAACAAAAGTGTGATGAGTCCTTATTGCCCAGGGATAACACTTTCGGATTGCGCATCCCCAGATGCAAAGCGCTTACGTGATGAAATTCGGCTTTGGCTGGGTCAAGGACTCGGTCAAGAGCAGGTGATGCAGCGCTTGCAGAGTCGTTATGGCCATTCTGTGCGTGGACAACCAGAGATTTCAGGATTCGGTTTTTTAGCCTGGTTTATGCCAGCTGGTGTGATTTTTATCGGAAGTTTGCTAGTGCTTAAATCATTAAATGCCAGAAAGTCTAGATAG
- a CDS encoding prepilin-type N-terminal cleavage/methylation domain-containing protein, which yields MKSQKGFTLIELLVVVAIIGILAAIAIPQFAAYKKRSFDARAESDLRNGVSA from the coding sequence ATGAAAAGCCAAAAGGGTTTTACATTGATTGAATTACTAGTGGTTGTTGCGATCATTGGTATTCTAGCTGCGATTGCGATTCCGCAATTTGCTGCATATAAGAAACGTTCATTTGATGCTCGTGCTGAATCAGATCTTCGTAACGGTGTTTCTGCT